The following nucleotide sequence is from Salvia miltiorrhiza cultivar Shanhuang (shh) chromosome 7, IMPLAD_Smil_shh, whole genome shotgun sequence.
ggtcttggcaGTTATGACAGCTCAAAGGTCTCACGTGTAGTACACAATTTTAGTATATCATTTCTCACTCACCAAAAATTGGTTTTGAGACAATGAAAATACTAcgattatctataaaaaaaatatagaataatcatattatatttaattctttaaggAATTAACTAAATAACCACCACAAATTAgttaagtataaaaatacacaaAACTAATTTCCAacagtatgtagtagcccgctcttttattttatgattaagatcagtaaatgcgatatttaattattgcatcctcCAATAATATTagcgaagtcaagttattaaattatatgctacaaaatattatttctatttattattgttacttgagtcgtgaatttattccgacttgttaatctaattaaatctgtggatttaatttagatattagacgGCATGTGAAGCGAATTAAATCTAagtatttaatttagaattagcagGCAAGAAATTAGATATTGAAATATGGATTTATTAGAGTAACCAGTATTCGACTACAAACACGCGATATTAGCAAAACTCGAaaaaaaactcgaaactatATTTCAGATGTAAAATAAAAGACAGAAGGATTTGTTCCTAGTCATATTACAACTTTACTCCTACTATCTAGCTTGTACACGCAACAACAAAAAGGGAAAAAGGCAAAGAGAGAAGAAAATAGGGGGAATGGATGTGTTGTACAAGGGCAGCTGCAACAATAGCTCCCATCCCTTCTCTGCAACTGGAGCAGCTTCAAGGCCATAACCAAGGTACACCCAGGGAGTCAATTAGCCACCCTATGATAGCCCATCCCCTCAGCTACCACCACCTTCACCATATTCGATTCTTTAAGGCTATGAGTCATTTCATTCATTCCTTAGTCCATCAACTGCTGCCAAACTTCAAATAGGTAAGCTATGGCTTAAGTTTTCCACCAGTCCATTCTTGATTCCTCCTGCATATGTCAATAAACAACATCTGAAATTTTAAGTTATCTCATCATTAAACTCAAATAGCGCAACAAACAACTAAAAGAACAAAACAATCAAGGTATTTACTATCTTATATGCCCTCTTTCATGATATGCATTTCACGCCCCAACACAACCGATGATCAGTTTTCTTATGAGATACAGACAATACGCTTATAAAAATAGCTAAACCATATGAGTTTCTGTAATTGAGAATAACCCAAAGCATGTTATAGAAATAGAATAACTCAATTAGTTTTTATTCACAAGACAAAAGCATAAATGGCATCAATAGACTAGAATTTTATGCGAGATAAGTGTGTTTTAACATATTAGCTTTTAAACTAAGTACTCAAGATATATGAGATTCATAGAGTATTAGATAACACAAGAATTCCTTTTACACAACAGTTGGGGATCGAACTTAGCATTTGGGGGAAAGGGTTGTACCTATTCCATTAAACAAGGACGAGGGAGGCTGCCTTGATTCCATCGAACCAGAGATGCAGCGACTCGGCGGCGTCGAACTAGAGAGAAGGATGTGGTCAGAAATGGCTGTCTACTCCGTCGGGTTCCGAAAGAGGCCGCCAGATTTCTGAGCAGGGGCGGCGGACCGTCGGTTCTGGTAAGCGGAGGGTTCAGCGAGGATAAGAGATGAGAGAAGGAgatttttaacaattttttagAGTTATCTTTACGTAATTCTTATGGATTTGCACGATTTATTACCTACCCTCATTGATTGATTTCTCATCCAACTAGAACTCATGTTTCCACTCACAACTAGGAAATGATTAACTTAGACTACAAAACAAGATTGAGGACGTGAAGGCTGTATAAAGAGACCATATTTCGTTCAAGATGGCTAGGGAAATTCGCGCTGATTAAATTGATGTCGCCATGTAATAAAAAATTCTTGTGCTCCTACTAAGTGTTCTCCTGAACTTGCTTTCTATAGTAGAGTTTgtgatactatattttttttataaattatataagtaaataaagaaattcaaagactGCAAGACGGAGGACTCGAACCTAGCGCATCAGGTTTTAGGCATTAACCTTTTaccactaggccaacacacgtACACTATACTTtaccttttttttgttttactttttctttataaaataaaacttgaattcacaactagtaataatattgattgtgatcgaatttgaattttaaaattcgaattcacagccaCACTAATTATTtcattgtgaattcaaattttaaagcttACATTTATTATCAATACTAGTTTTAAAGCTTAAATCACAACCAACAATTAGTATTGATTATGAATTTCACAACAAACactattgctagttgtgaattcgaattttaaaatttgaatttacaattaaaaatagttctggttgtgaattagaacattaaaattcgaatttaaaacCAACACTATtattggttgtaaattcaaattataaaatttgaattcacagctaaaaatattatttgttgaGAATTATAACTCaaaaacttaaattcacaattgaaagattagtgataatttttaaattttttatataaagaaaaaaatgataattatagtaaaattttaattttttattttaatggataatttttaattaattttactattataaGTTCAACATTTTTTAAGTCAACTCAATATTTTAAGTTGAACATATTTAAAGTCCACTCAATCTTATATGAGATGATGAAAGTTAAGCTTGAGTTGTTGGTCCATGAAAGAAGAAGTAGTAGAAGTAAAAAAGAGATAGAGGCAAATCATTATTTCTTAGACCACACGATCGATGATGCGGTAATTTATTAGAAAGCAAGATGGTAGCCGATGGGCTAAACAGTGCTTTCGGTAGCTAAATACGATGGGAGAGAGTGATGATGAATTAATCGAAGTAGCGGGGGCAGGAGCAGGCGCTCATTCTGCACTTGGTGGGGAGTGAGCACATCATTCGCTGCATCTCCATCTGCCCCTGCGGCATTTCCATCATCATCTCCTTCACTGCTTGGCACCGGCATTCCGAGCTCACCTGCCTCAGCTTCTCGCAGCAGTCGTCGAGGTGCTCCTCTCTGTAGCGGCGCCCGATTCTGAAGAAGGCATCGCCATCGGCGTAGGGCTCCCTCCTCATCTTGCTCTCCGCCCACATCATGCAGCTCCTCATCGGCATCTGCTCCTCCACCTCCCGCTCGCACTGCTCGCCCCTAGGCCTGTAGCTGTACGCAGACGCGCTGCCCACCGCCACCAACAGGAGGATCAGAGCTGCCACCTGCTTGCCCGCCATTGCTATGTAATGTTAATGTACGTACGTGGTAATATATATAACAAGCTTAAGATTGTTGTTGTGTGTGGATGATGGTAGTGGTGAAGTGGGAGCGGTTTTTATAGAGGATTTGAGGGATTTGCATGCCCCCAACGTGGTGGCGCTGTGCTGTGCTGACCGATGCGGCCGAGTGGACCTTCCACGTACCTAAATTCATGCATATGCTGCTGCTGTCATTGCAGAGATCATATGTGGGCTGCCACTCCATCCAGATTTGGCGCTTTTAGGATTAAAGGCTTTCCGTGTGTGTGTCTTCAAATTAAATATACTGTTCTATCAATAACACTTGTTTAAGAGCATCTCCGGCCCGTTTTCTTGGTGGCGGATCGAGCTGGCCCGTTGAGGAGGGTGGTGGGCTGGCGCACCGGCTGGCTCGAGGGCGGCACGAGTGAGAAAGGAGCCTTTAGTCACCCCAAGGTGACCCGCCCGAACTTTTACTATTAGTTGTGTATTCTTATGTAAATTAACATGCATGCATCGAATATTGAGTAATAAAATCATTAATTCTCGCTGACTTTGTGAAATCACTCTACTTCCTATCCAAATGGGCATCTACGAgtcttttcatatatatatactaatatataaaaatcaaagatTTATGTCATACCAGATGCTTGAATAATTGAAATTCAAATTAGGTTGTTCTGAGCAGGGGTGGTAAAACgggttcggttataaccgaaatCGAACCAGAatttcggttaatcggttaaccgataaccgaaattgACAGGTTCGATTCCGGTTATCGGTTATTAAATTTTAGATATATCGGTTATTCAATTTAACCGGTAACTGATCGGTTAAACTAAATTAATTGGATTCTGTATTagtaattaattgaaatattatatttcattattttattaaaaaaattaaccgAAATAGGATTAGGAGCAATTGAGTTACTAGGGCTGCACGATTGAGATTTGAGATTTGAAATCAAAACGCAAAGTAATTTGTATTAATTCTGTTTACTGATACTTTAACAAATTTTTGAAGGACTTATAATTAGTGATTAAGCACTGAGCTAaacatctttctttttttgaaagGGACTGAGCTAAACATCATAATGCTATAAATTcttaggaggtgattggtatggtggaatggaggtgggaatggaatggtgattcctacctccattccattcctatgcttggtatatttttattttaggaatCATCATTCTTaagggaatcaccattcctttaCATATAGGAATCATCATTCCTTCCCTCCAACATGGTATtacccattccattccatttctaATTCCACCTAAATTTAGGTTTTGACAAAATTACTCTTATATATTTTGCACCCTCATCTCCAACCCCACCCCAGCcccctctccccccccccccccaaaaaaaatattttttttatttttttttatttttctcgccaccccagcccccacccccaatttttttttttttttttctcgccaccaccacaccccacccacccctccctcccctccaatttttttttctccccaccccacctgccacccccccacccccccccccactcccaacatttcattttttttctcgccacccctcccaacccacccaaaaaaaatttaaccttttttttagtttttctcgccacaccccacccccaaaaattttattttatttttttaaaatttttctcccCCCAcccacaattttttatttatttattttactcgccacccccaccccaccccacccatccTTCATGATGCAGAAATGCGACAAAGATACATGCTCCATTGGTATTGCAACTCAAGAAGATCCAATTCTTAggaaatttggtataaaatcataataaatttctaaattttagtttttcccacaatctttcattcttgtttcaaaattcatgataaatcattttttttggaatttcccacgaTGACATATATATTtcgataaaaaatttaaataacgtggcaatacaatgtaattacatgaaaattatGTGACATGGCAATCGAATTGCCCCCTGCGTTTTGACGGTGATTGATCCCATTAGAGCAGCGCTTGGGGCGGCCTTTAAAACGTGGAGGCATTTTGCTTTAGTTTTGAAACGTTGAGGTAGGTAAACAACGTCAACCCTGATGTTAGGGTGTTAAAGGTGACAGGGGTGTCAACGTTGAGGGGGAaagtggtacttaacccttaaatatgcCACATCATTCAAGTTCGGCGCCACGACATTTAAAAAATTCGCTGAAAAATCACACTatggaaaatttcaaaaaagtgatttattatgtattttgaaacaagaatgaaagtttgtgggaaaaaccaaaatttgaaaatttattaatgttctaaaccaaatttaccctaaaaaaattgggaggtacggggggaggggggttagtgggaggtgggtggggggtggcgagattttttttagaaaataaaaaaataaattgagggggggggggggggggggggggggaggtgTGGGGGTGGtgagtaaaataaacaaaaatttggggggggggggtggggggggggtgtgggtgacgagaaaaattaaaaaaaaaaaa
It contains:
- the LOC130996065 gene encoding 2S sulfur-rich seed storage protein 1-like codes for the protein MAGKQVAALILLLVAVGSASAYSYRPRGEQCEREVEEQMPMRSCMMWAESKMRREPYADGDAFFRIGRRYREEHLDDCCEKLRQVSSECRCQAVKEMMMEMPQGQMEMQRMMCSLPTKCRMSACSCPRYFD